The following are encoded together in the Pseudomonadota bacterium genome:
- a CDS encoding FkbM family methyltransferase: MTAENTRDRETLTLDSGAKVVVPATPSGMTRFVLQEQGEWFEPELSLLPSILADDSCSIDVGANYGLYTLALAHHSRPDGQVAAIEPTPATAACLRATVDANQLTGTTVWEMALSKESGQTQLHTYPNSELNTLGGAGVKPGAVVQTVKVRTLDDVYAELGWSRLDFLKLDAEGEEQRIAEGGRQTLEATDPLLLFELKHGGNLNTPLIDLLGDWGYVCYRLIPELGALTPFDQSRPLDRFQLNLFCCKAPRADALRASGLLLDENPPPNLPDPPPALPWVKDLPEPAGVDQAIFRACQVDADPTADAADRWASLHGVRAAVVQRLGDRAAPLELLSTAARVAFASGERALGVDLLAALIQRIQGGEPFVPRYRFFPATKRFDAIPVPENLRDWFVASALERYLKEHAFSAYFSRNKSAAILRYLTELGFADAALLRRASALERLQQAVAQA; encoded by the coding sequence TTGACGGCTGAAAATACACGCGATCGGGAGACTCTGACGCTCGACTCTGGCGCGAAGGTGGTGGTTCCGGCCACGCCCAGCGGCATGACACGTTTTGTGCTGCAGGAGCAAGGCGAGTGGTTCGAGCCGGAGCTGTCGTTGCTTCCGAGCATCTTGGCTGACGATTCTTGCAGCATCGATGTCGGTGCTAACTATGGTCTCTATACCCTCGCGTTGGCACACCACAGCCGGCCTGACGGTCAGGTTGCTGCTATCGAACCTACACCCGCAACGGCGGCGTGTCTGCGCGCAACGGTCGATGCCAATCAGCTAACTGGGACGACCGTATGGGAAATGGCGCTGTCGAAGGAATCAGGCCAGACTCAGCTGCACACCTACCCAAATTCAGAGCTCAACACGTTGGGTGGCGCAGGCGTTAAACCGGGCGCGGTAGTGCAGACGGTGAAGGTTCGTACGCTGGACGACGTCTATGCTGAGCTCGGATGGTCGCGCCTCGACTTTCTGAAGCTCGATGCGGAGGGTGAAGAGCAACGAATCGCCGAAGGCGGGCGCCAGACGCTTGAGGCGACCGACCCGCTGCTGCTTTTTGAACTCAAACATGGCGGCAACCTGAATACGCCGCTGATCGATCTGCTGGGCGACTGGGGCTATGTCTGCTATCGACTGATCCCCGAGCTGGGCGCACTGACGCCGTTTGATCAGAGCCGCCCGCTGGATCGGTTTCAGCTCAACCTTTTCTGCTGTAAGGCGCCGCGTGCTGACGCGCTTCGGGCCTCTGGCCTCCTGCTCGACGAGAACCCGCCGCCGAACTTGCCCGATCCGCCGCCGGCGCTTCCCTGGGTAAAGGATCTCCCGGAACCCGCGGGCGTTGACCAAGCCATCTTTCGAGCTTGCCAGGTGGATGCTGATCCAACAGCGGATGCTGCTGACCGCTGGGCAAGCCTTCACGGCGTGCGTGCCGCAGTCGTGCAAAGGCTCGGGGACCGAGCAGCGCCACTGGAGCTTCTCTCGACCGCTGCGCGGGTGGCGTTTGCCTCTGGAGAGCGGGCCCTGGGCGTGGATCTGCTGGCGGCGCTCATTCAGCGCATCCAGGGTGGTGAGCCGTTTGTGCCCAGGTATCGCTTCTTTCCCGCCACGAAGCGCTTTGACGCGATTCCCGTACCCGAGAACCTTCGAGACTGGTTCGTCGCTAGCGCCCTGGAGCGATATCTGAAGGAACACGCGTTCTCAGCCTATTTCTCTCGCAACAAGTCTGCCGCCATCCTGCGTTACCTGACCGAGCTGGGTTTTGCTGACGCGGCGCTGCTGCGCCGGGCGTCAGCTCTGGAGCGTCTTCAGCAAGCGGTCGCCCAGGCGTGA
- a CDS encoding TetR/AcrR family transcriptional regulator: MARPSLKEARRSEILSAYGVCVARYGVEGATLEKTAEIAGLARALIRHNVGNKEDLLAAFVDRFLDSATAGVDELFDELPQSDRLETLIDWLFDPEYFDPQEVRITNALWFAASERPRLATQLREWIDKFIGRIADEVERAHPQAPSQQRAAVANGIAAACFHVETMASVGASSGVHSELVRSAHLLASTL; this comes from the coding sequence ATGGCGCGACCCAGCCTCAAGGAGGCGAGACGTTCTGAGATTCTGAGCGCTTACGGTGTGTGCGTGGCGCGCTACGGCGTGGAGGGGGCAACACTGGAAAAAACCGCCGAGATCGCCGGCCTTGCGAGAGCGCTGATACGACACAATGTCGGCAACAAAGAGGACCTGCTGGCGGCGTTTGTGGATCGGTTTCTCGACAGTGCCACAGCGGGCGTCGATGAGCTTTTTGACGAACTGCCGCAGAGCGATCGCCTTGAGACTCTGATCGACTGGCTGTTCGACCCGGAGTACTTCGACCCGCAGGAGGTTCGCATCACCAACGCGCTGTGGTTTGCGGCGTCCGAGCGCCCCAGGCTGGCAACGCAGCTTCGCGAATGGATCGATAAGTTCATCGGCCGGATTGCCGATGAGGTCGAGAGGGCTCACCCCCAGGCTCCCAGCCAGCAAAGAGCCGCTGTCGCCAACGGTATCGCCGCAGCGTGTTTTCATGTGGAAACGATGGCGTCTGTCGGTGCCTCGTCCGGCGTTCACTCGGAGCTGGTCCGTTCGGCTCACCTGCTCGCTTCGACGCTTTGA
- a CDS encoding sterol desaturase family protein, translated as MEHLFAPVSVDLLTQLEVWLSEWFLVLSLLFLAFEFMRYALRKSLNGRLAADTATNFLTTVLSYGITYLLLGVVYLSGYAFLHQFALVDIPITWATVALCIVVADFAYYWEHRFSHHVGIAWATHTVHHSSPHYNLSVAYRFGPMDGLWPLFFHAPLVLLGFDPFLVFFSEAMVQLYQTFLHTETIKKLPKPIEAVFNTPSHHRVHHGSNAGYMDKNYGGIFIFWDRLFGTFAEEQEKVVFGITQPINSVNPLVVFFHGLTRLAAKVRATPGIGGKLAVLFMPPDHETAPKAAAQTVDTQSGPQAPAEVQG; from the coding sequence GTGGAACATCTTTTTGCCCCGGTCAGCGTCGATTTGCTGACCCAACTGGAGGTTTGGCTGAGCGAGTGGTTTCTCGTCCTGTCGCTGCTATTCCTGGCGTTTGAATTCATGCGGTATGCGCTGAGAAAAAGCCTGAACGGACGACTGGCGGCGGACACCGCCACCAACTTTCTTACCACGGTCTTGTCTTACGGAATCACCTACCTGTTGCTCGGCGTGGTTTATCTGAGCGGCTACGCCTTTTTGCACCAGTTTGCGCTGGTGGACATACCCATCACCTGGGCAACCGTTGCGCTGTGTATCGTGGTCGCCGACTTTGCCTACTACTGGGAGCACCGCTTTTCCCACCACGTTGGGATCGCCTGGGCAACCCATACGGTCCACCACTCGTCGCCCCACTACAACCTGTCGGTGGCCTACCGGTTCGGTCCGATGGATGGTCTCTGGCCACTGTTCTTTCACGCACCATTGGTGCTCTTGGGCTTCGATCCATTCCTGGTCTTTTTCTCGGAAGCCATGGTGCAGCTTTACCAGACGTTTCTGCATACCGAAACCATCAAGAAGCTGCCTAAACCCATCGAGGCGGTATTTAATACGCCGTCACACCACCGCGTGCACCACGGCTCCAACGCGGGCTACATGGACAAAAACTACGGAGGAATTTTCATTTTCTGGGACCGCCTGTTCGGCACGTTCGCCGAGGAGCAAGAGAAAGTCGTCTTCGGCATCACGCAACCCATCAACTCGGTCAATCCGCTTGTGGTCTTCTTTCACGGCCTGACACGCCTGGCGGCCAAAGTTCGTGCGACGCCAGGGATAGGCGGCAAGCTTGCTGTGCTCTTCATGCCACCCGACCACGAAACGGCCCCAAAAGCCGCGGCGCAGACTGTCGATACCCAAAGCGGGCCGCAAGCCCCGGCAGAAGTTCAAGGTTGA
- a CDS encoding Ig-like domain-containing protein produces the protein MKILKLSAAVSASLAAFTAEAATISVTSSNGGTGAVGDCTLNEAIESANNNVGTDGCVVDTGVDAIDATAFDINLDGNNNVSGDLIDLSGIAGATVTLTGALPTIDSNITIQGAGTIIDGNNSFRVLRVGNSNALAISSLTLRNGAANRGGGLYGANFSQLAVDRSTITGNTVTIEGGGIHGRFQSRVSLRNSTLYANSANNRGGAISVAEESTLNLSHVTITGNNAGTMMSGGSGGGIYSSSTTTLTVDNSILTGNTVVYDNIDCTGAGVRGYFTNSIVGTSLACDFQGGVDGNLSIDPELGTLADNGGATQTMKPLVGSPAIDLAEAVNGSCDGTSIDQRGGVRPRNGRCDVGAVETEFQVDNAIVVNTLAVDNDGTCGDDGSDATEDCSLREAITLAKLEDSPSSISFADAATLGIVPGNTARMEFTENDNAASSGSNALPRFTGEISVDGPTDFNLVLDPATSCTINGVAEAGERRLGMVDLGASLTISNVTVEGGCADGTGTATLGGGMFVDLATLMASNATFSGNTADFGGGIYGYNSTIALTASTISGNSATFGGGASSEVSSVLDLERSTFYGNTAGTSGGALFWRNGGTVTINNSTIAGNTSSTAGDGLYAGSGVTLSLSGAIVANGGSNGDCFTSGAPTVNVTDSLLEDGSCGVTNGVDGNLIDSPLLGTLQDNGGPTLTLLPQGDSPAVDSVTSSNGMCGGDSADQRGLTRPVDANGLGDPDCDLGAVEVLNDPVTPQNDPFIVSEDSAIVSGTDTDGQTTPGDSSDDGVLVNDDATDDEDQGTTVTGFAGISAGQTLNLTSGANVTINADGSFNFDGAGQYEALGDGDNDVEVIEYTASDGFSSETGSLIVRVTGVNDAPAASAGAFSVAEGSLASATFPASDVDQGDSLSFSFDSIDLRFTDNTNGTFSFDASGAEFESLGAGESTDVVIGFTATDGANASDTGAITMSVNGINDAPVASPVAELAANEDGPNNGSFNATDVDDTVLGYTVTTQPAQGIVTPTGPGATFSFDPQGQFESLDTGEDQLVTYTYRVEDPDGLSDTADGTVRVAGANDAPVAGDDSYGAERNQPLLVDAASGLLANDTDIDTSDATSLAVLPATVVNTGGIGGSLTASADGSFAYTPPTDTAGEDRFGYEVSDGNEQTSGEVTIRVGLDNLPPQAVDDTFSLDENGSLSVPAPGVLDNDSDPETNPLTVTSTGTFSAQGIGGTVLLQADGSVDYTPPPATVGQATLLYTITDGFGGEASAIATFNVNNVDDAPNAVDDLLAPIAEDSGTVTIPFSTLLTNDDAGAGDSGDSIEIVSVQSLQGGQTTLQAGAVEFAPENNFFGDASFSYTIEDDAGAQANATVTIPVTGINDPPSFSAAGDQNFAPGASGVRTIDAFVTDISPGMGEDDQDIIRLSVEETSDPGGVVQAASLDASGRLELVLSGASGTAELQAVLQDSGGTANGGADTSEPRGFRVTVGNGADLIIRKTTFQTNVAAGDALDYVITVSNEGPADVVGARVADQLPPEVINAEWACVADGQATCNSAGTGSIDESINLAQGSSVTFLLMAEVAQGENSGSIENTATVVAPAGTPDFDLSSNSATASTAGPVIFQDGFEAPMTAKRFSSRRSVIMQSEIRARLGEHGAGRAVFFARDPGSTTLALVVAHARLRDGELEVRLSRLEGDTWTLGSWSAVTQELLYLEW, from the coding sequence TTGAAAATTTTGAAGCTCTCGGCGGCAGTGTCCGCCAGCCTAGCGGCCTTTACCGCGGAGGCGGCTACGATCAGCGTCACTTCGTCGAACGGCGGGACGGGCGCGGTTGGAGACTGCACGCTGAATGAAGCAATCGAGTCTGCCAATAACAACGTCGGTACCGATGGCTGCGTAGTTGATACCGGCGTCGACGCGATCGACGCGACTGCCTTCGACATCAATCTGGACGGGAACAATAACGTTTCTGGCGACCTCATTGATCTCTCCGGCATCGCTGGTGCCACTGTCACACTTACCGGTGCGCTGCCCACGATCGACAGCAATATCACGATCCAGGGCGCCGGGACGATTATCGATGGGAACAACAGCTTTCGCGTCTTAAGAGTCGGCAACAGCAACGCTTTGGCAATCTCGTCGCTGACGCTCAGAAATGGAGCAGCCAACCGAGGGGGCGGACTCTACGGCGCCAATTTTTCCCAGCTTGCGGTTGACCGCAGTACGATCACCGGCAACACCGTCACCATCGAAGGCGGCGGCATCCATGGGAGATTTCAGTCACGAGTTTCACTACGAAACTCAACGCTCTACGCAAATTCGGCGAACAATCGTGGCGGCGCAATCTCGGTCGCTGAGGAAAGCACGCTGAATCTCAGTCACGTAACGATCACCGGGAACAACGCAGGAACGATGATGTCGGGTGGCAGCGGCGGCGGTATTTACAGCAGTTCCACGACCACCCTAACGGTTGATAACAGCATTCTCACTGGTAACACCGTCGTCTACGACAACATCGACTGTACCGGCGCGGGCGTTCGAGGCTACTTCACCAACTCGATTGTAGGCACCTCACTGGCGTGCGACTTTCAGGGCGGCGTCGACGGCAACCTTTCGATTGACCCCGAGCTTGGGACGCTCGCTGACAACGGCGGAGCAACCCAGACGATGAAGCCCCTAGTGGGTTCACCCGCTATTGACCTCGCCGAAGCGGTCAACGGAAGCTGTGACGGCACCTCTATCGACCAGCGAGGGGGAGTCCGACCTCGCAACGGACGCTGTGACGTTGGCGCAGTCGAAACCGAGTTCCAGGTGGACAACGCAATTGTTGTAAACACGCTGGCCGTCGATAACGACGGCACGTGTGGGGACGACGGCAGCGACGCTACGGAGGACTGTAGCCTGCGCGAAGCCATCACGCTGGCCAAACTGGAAGACAGCCCTTCTTCCATTTCTTTTGCCGACGCAGCAACCCTGGGAATTGTCCCTGGCAACACGGCGCGCATGGAATTTACGGAGAACGACAACGCCGCATCCTCAGGCTCAAACGCGCTGCCGCGCTTCACGGGGGAGATTTCGGTGGACGGCCCAACCGACTTTAACCTGGTCCTCGATCCGGCAACGAGCTGCACCATCAACGGTGTAGCAGAAGCCGGCGAGCGCAGGCTCGGCATGGTGGATCTCGGCGCCAGCCTGACGATCAGCAATGTGACGGTGGAAGGCGGCTGCGCCGACGGGACCGGGACCGCCACCCTCGGCGGAGGCATGTTCGTCGACCTGGCCACCCTGATGGCAAGCAACGCCACCTTCTCCGGCAACACGGCGGACTTTGGCGGCGGGATCTATGGATACAACTCAACGATCGCACTGACCGCCAGCACCATTTCGGGAAACAGCGCGACCTTTGGAGGTGGCGCTAGCAGTGAGGTGAGCTCAGTGCTCGACCTCGAGCGAAGTACGTTTTACGGCAACACGGCGGGAACCAGCGGCGGTGCCTTGTTTTGGCGCAACGGCGGCACGGTGACGATTAACAACAGCACAATCGCTGGCAATACCAGCTCGACGGCTGGGGATGGACTCTATGCCGGGTCCGGCGTAACGCTCTCGCTGTCCGGCGCAATTGTGGCCAACGGCGGTAGCAACGGTGACTGTTTTACCAGCGGGGCTCCAACGGTTAACGTCACCGACAGCCTGCTCGAGGACGGATCGTGCGGCGTCACCAACGGCGTTGACGGGAATCTAATCGACAGCCCTCTGCTTGGCACGCTTCAAGACAATGGCGGGCCCACGCTAACGCTGCTCCCTCAGGGCGATTCGCCGGCAGTCGATAGCGTGACGTCGAGCAACGGAATGTGCGGCGGCGATTCGGCCGATCAGCGTGGCCTGACCAGACCGGTTGATGCCAACGGGCTGGGCGACCCAGACTGCGACCTTGGTGCGGTCGAGGTGCTAAACGACCCGGTGACACCGCAAAACGACCCGTTCATCGTCAGTGAGGATTCCGCGATTGTCTCCGGCACCGATACCGACGGCCAAACCACGCCGGGCGACAGCAGCGATGACGGCGTGCTGGTGAACGACGATGCCACCGACGACGAGGACCAGGGAACAACGGTCACAGGTTTCGCGGGAATTTCGGCAGGTCAGACGCTGAATCTGACCTCCGGCGCCAACGTGACCATCAACGCAGACGGCAGCTTCAATTTCGACGGGGCTGGACAGTACGAGGCGCTCGGCGACGGTGACAACGACGTTGAAGTGATCGAGTACACCGCCAGCGACGGCTTCTCCAGCGAGACAGGCTCCTTGATAGTCCGCGTTACGGGCGTCAACGATGCCCCAGCCGCGAGCGCCGGCGCTTTCAGCGTGGCCGAAGGAAGCCTTGCGAGCGCCACGTTTCCGGCGTCGGACGTAGACCAGGGCGACTCGCTCTCGTTTAGCTTTGACAGTATCGACCTGCGCTTTACCGACAACACAAATGGAACCTTCTCCTTCGACGCAAGCGGTGCTGAGTTTGAGTCGCTCGGGGCTGGCGAGTCGACGGACGTCGTCATCGGATTCACCGCGACTGATGGGGCCAACGCCAGCGATACGGGCGCCATCACGATGTCCGTCAACGGCATCAATGATGCACCCGTTGCCTCGCCGGTGGCCGAACTTGCCGCCAACGAAGACGGACCGAATAACGGCAGCTTTAACGCCACAGACGTTGACGACACGGTGCTAGGCTACACCGTCACAACGCAGCCGGCCCAGGGTATCGTTACTCCGACTGGACCCGGCGCCACGTTTAGCTTTGACCCGCAGGGACAGTTTGAATCCCTGGATACCGGCGAGGACCAGCTGGTTACCTACACCTACCGTGTCGAAGACCCCGACGGACTGTCCGATACTGCCGACGGTACGGTTCGCGTCGCCGGGGCAAACGACGCGCCGGTCGCCGGTGACGATAGCTACGGCGCCGAGAGAAACCAGCCCCTGCTGGTCGACGCCGCTTCGGGCCTCCTGGCCAACGATACGGATATCGATACCAGCGATGCGACCAGCCTCGCGGTGCTGCCGGCCACCGTGGTCAACACGGGCGGCATCGGCGGGTCACTGACGGCCAGCGCCGATGGATCTTTCGCCTATACACCGCCAACTGATACCGCAGGCGAGGACCGATTTGGCTACGAAGTCAGCGATGGAAATGAGCAGACCTCCGGCGAGGTTACAATCCGCGTCGGCCTCGACAACCTTCCACCTCAGGCGGTTGACGACACATTCTCTCTAGACGAAAACGGATCGTTGAGCGTCCCGGCACCAGGCGTGCTCGATAACGATTCGGACCCGGAAACCAATCCGCTGACCGTCACCTCAACCGGTACGTTTTCCGCTCAGGGTATTGGCGGTACGGTCTTGCTGCAGGCTGACGGCAGCGTCGACTACACGCCGCCGCCGGCCACGGTCGGGCAGGCCACACTGCTTTACACCATCACCGACGGATTTGGCGGCGAAGCCTCGGCGATCGCCACCTTCAACGTCAATAATGTTGACGACGCGCCCAACGCGGTCGACGACCTGCTGGCGCCAATTGCCGAGGACTCGGGAACGGTGACGATTCCGTTCTCAACCCTACTGACAAATGACGATGCGGGCGCCGGAGATTCTGGCGACAGCATAGAGATCGTCAGCGTGCAGAGTCTGCAGGGCGGGCAGACAACGCTCCAGGCAGGCGCCGTCGAGTTTGCGCCTGAAAACAATTTTTTTGGCGATGCGAGTTTTAGCTACACCATTGAAGACGACGCCGGAGCGCAAGCCAACGCGACGGTAACCATCCCCGTGACGGGCATCAATGACCCGCCGTCATTTTCGGCGGCGGGCGATCAGAATTTTGCCCCGGGGGCTTCGGGCGTTCGGACCATCGACGCTTTTGTCACCGACATCAGCCCCGGCATGGGCGAAGACGATCAGGACATCATCCGTTTATCCGTCGAGGAAACCAGCGATCCCGGCGGCGTTGTTCAGGCCGCCAGCCTGGATGCTAGCGGACGTTTAGAACTGGTCCTGTCCGGAGCCAGCGGCACCGCCGAACTCCAGGCCGTGCTTCAGGACAGCGGCGGGACGGCAAACGGCGGTGCCGATACGTCCGAGCCGAGAGGATTCCGGGTCACCGTTGGCAACGGCGCTGACCTGATCATTCGCAAAACCACTTTTCAGACCAACGTGGCTGCCGGTGACGCGCTCGACTACGTGATCACTGTCAGCAATGAAGGGCCTGCAGACGTTGTCGGCGCTCGGGTTGCTGACCAACTTCCACCAGAGGTCATCAACGCCGAATGGGCCTGCGTTGCTGACGGCCAGGCGACCTGCAACTCGGCTGGCACCGGGTCGATCGATGAAAGCATCAACCTGGCCCAGGGGAGCAGCGTCACTTTCCTCTTGATGGCCGAGGTAGCGCAAGGGGAAAACTCAGGCTCCATCGAAAATACGGCAACGGTGGTTGCACCCGCTGGGACCCCAGACTTCGATCTTTCCAGCAACAGCGCTACCGCGAGCACCGCTGGCCCCGTCATTTTTCAGGACGGGTTTGAAGCTCCTATGACGGCCAAGCGGTTTAGCTCACGTCGCTCAGTGATCATGCAGAGCGAGATTCGAGCGCGGCTTGGCGAACACGGCGCCGGTAGGGCCGTCTTTTTTGCCCGAGACCCGGGTTCAACTACCCTGGCGCTGGTGGTCGCACATGCGAGGCTAAGAGACGGAGAGCTGGAGGTCCGCCTGAGCCGCCTAGAAGGCGATACCTGGACGCTCGGTAGCTGGTCTGCAGTCACCCAGGAGCTTCTCTACCTCGAGTGGTAG
- a CDS encoding bifunctional aconitate hydratase 2/2-methylisocitrate dehydratase, whose amino-acid sequence MSLYTDYLAEIETRKAQGLHPKPIEDAALVAELIEQIKDTANEHRDDSLKFFIYNTLPGTTGAAGEKARFLKEIVLGAALVDEITADFAFELLSHMKGGPSIDALLDLALGDDAAIAKTAAEVLKTQVFLYETDTDRLEEAHKAGHALATDLLESYAKAEFFTKLPPVVDQIQVVTYVAATGDVSTDLLSPGNQAHSRSDRELHGKCLMDPGAQETILSLQKEHPDKRVMLVAEKGTMGVGSSRMSGVNNVALWTGVQASPYVPFINIAPIVGGTNGISPIFLTTVGVTGGIGIDLKNWVKKLAANGEPIMDEDNEPVLEQVFSVDTGTVLTIDLNEKKLLNEDRSEVLADISTALTPQKLEFIKAGGSYAVVFGKKLQSVAAGILGVEPTPVYAAAKEISHEGQGLTAVEKIFNKNAVGVAPGTVLHAGSDVRVKVNIVGSQDTTGLMTSQELEMMAATVISPTVDGAYQSGCHTASVWDLKAQKNIPKLMRFMNSFGLITGRDPNEVYHPMTDVIHKVLNDITVDDWAVIIGGDSHTRMSKGVAFGADSGTVALALATGEATMPVPESVKVTFKGSLKPHMDFRDVVHATQAQMLQEFGENVFQGKIIEVHIGTLLADQAFTFTDWTAEMKAKASICISENDTLIESLEIAKSRIQIMIDKGMDNDRGVLQGLVDRADQRIVEIQSGENPALAPDANASYSAEFVVDLDVINEPMIADPDVNNDDVSKRYTHDTIRPISYYKGEKKVDLGFVGSCMVHKGDMKIISQMLKNLEAQEGKIEFKAPLVVAPPTYNIVDELKEEGDWSVLQKYSGFEFDDDAPKSAARLKYDNMMYLERPGCNLCMGNQEKAEKGDTVMATSTRLFQGRVVEDSDEKKGESLLASTPVVVLSSILGRTPSIDEYIDAVDGINLTQYAPPAH is encoded by the coding sequence ATGAGCTTATACACAGACTACCTCGCTGAAATTGAGACCCGGAAAGCACAGGGTCTGCACCCGAAGCCAATCGAAGACGCCGCCCTCGTTGCCGAGCTGATCGAGCAAATCAAAGACACTGCCAACGAGCATCGCGACGATTCGCTGAAGTTTTTTATCTACAACACGTTGCCGGGCACCACGGGGGCGGCCGGGGAAAAGGCGCGCTTCCTGAAGGAAATCGTTCTGGGGGCGGCGCTCGTTGACGAAATTACCGCTGATTTCGCGTTTGAGCTGCTCTCTCACATGAAGGGTGGCCCGTCGATCGACGCGCTACTCGACCTGGCGCTGGGCGACGATGCGGCGATTGCAAAGACCGCCGCTGAGGTACTGAAAACGCAGGTGTTCCTCTACGAGACCGACACGGATCGGCTGGAGGAGGCTCACAAGGCTGGGCACGCGCTCGCCACCGATCTGCTGGAGAGCTACGCGAAGGCAGAGTTCTTTACGAAGCTGCCGCCCGTGGTGGATCAAATCCAGGTGGTCACCTACGTTGCGGCGACCGGCGACGTGTCGACCGACCTCCTTTCGCCCGGCAACCAGGCGCACTCCCGATCCGACCGTGAGCTGCACGGAAAGTGTTTGATGGATCCGGGCGCGCAGGAAACCATCCTCTCGCTGCAGAAGGAGCACCCGGATAAGCGCGTCATGCTGGTGGCCGAAAAGGGCACGATGGGTGTGGGCTCCTCGCGAATGTCCGGGGTCAACAACGTGGCGCTCTGGACCGGTGTGCAGGCCAGCCCATACGTTCCGTTCATCAACATTGCCCCGATTGTCGGCGGCACCAACGGGATCTCACCGATTTTCCTGACCACGGTGGGCGTGACCGGAGGCATCGGTATCGATCTGAAGAACTGGGTCAAGAAACTCGCTGCCAACGGCGAACCGATCATGGACGAGGACAACGAGCCGGTGCTCGAGCAGGTGTTTTCCGTCGACACGGGCACCGTGCTGACAATCGATCTGAACGAGAAAAAGCTCTTAAACGAAGATCGAAGCGAAGTCCTGGCCGATATCTCAACCGCGCTGACCCCGCAGAAGCTCGAGTTCATCAAGGCCGGCGGCTCCTACGCCGTGGTGTTCGGGAAGAAGCTGCAGAGCGTGGCGGCTGGCATCCTCGGCGTCGAGCCGACTCCGGTTTACGCCGCGGCCAAGGAGATTTCTCACGAAGGGCAGGGCCTCACCGCCGTCGAAAAAATCTTCAACAAAAACGCGGTTGGCGTGGCGCCGGGCACGGTGCTACACGCTGGATCCGATGTGCGGGTGAAGGTCAACATCGTGGGATCTCAGGACACCACCGGGCTCATGACCTCCCAGGAGCTGGAAATGATGGCGGCGACCGTCATCTCGCCCACAGTGGACGGCGCCTATCAGTCGGGCTGCCACACGGCCTCGGTATGGGATCTCAAGGCGCAGAAAAACATCCCTAAGCTGATGCGCTTCATGAACAGCTTTGGTTTGATCACGGGTCGGGACCCCAATGAGGTTTACCACCCGATGACCGACGTGATCCACAAGGTGCTCAACGACATCACGGTGGACGATTGGGCGGTCATTATCGGCGGTGACTCCCATACCCGGATGTCTAAGGGTGTGGCCTTCGGCGCCGACTCGGGAACCGTTGCGCTGGCGCTGGCCACCGGCGAGGCCACCATGCCGGTCCCCGAGTCGGTGAAGGTCACGTTCAAAGGGAGCCTGAAGCCGCATATGGATTTCCGTGATGTGGTCCACGCGACTCAAGCGCAAATGCTCCAGGAGTTCGGTGAAAACGTTTTCCAGGGGAAAATCATTGAGGTTCATATCGGTACGCTGCTCGCGGACCAGGCGTTTACGTTCACCGACTGGACGGCGGAAATGAAGGCCAAAGCGTCGATCTGTATTTCCGAAAACGACACCCTGATCGAGTCGCTGGAGATCGCAAAGAGTCGGATTCAGATCATGATCGATAAGGGGATGGACAACGATCGCGGCGTTTTGCAGGGCCTGGTAGACCGCGCCGATCAGCGGATTGTCGAGATCCAGTCGGGCGAGAATCCAGCGCTAGCGCCGGATGCCAATGCCAGCTATTCAGCGGAATTTGTCGTTGATCTCGACGTGATTAACGAGCCGATGATCGCGGACCCGGATGTCAACAACGACGACGTATCGAAGCGCTACACGCACGATACGATCCGCCCGATTTCCTACTACAAGGGAGAAAAGAAGGTAGACCTGGGTTTTGTCGGGTCCTGCATGGTGCACAAGGGCGATATGAAGATCATTTCCCAGATGCTGAAAAACCTCGAGGCGCAGGAAGGCAAGATCGAGTTCAAGGCGCCGCTGGTGGTTGCACCGCCCACCTACAACATCGTCGATGAGCTCAAGGAAGAGGGCGACTGGAGCGTACTGCAGAAGTATTCGGGGTTCGAGTTTGACGACGACGCGCCAAAAAGCGCCGCGCGGCTCAAGTACGACAACATGATGTATCTGGAGCGCCCCGGCTGCAATCTGTGTATGGGTAACCAGGAAAAAGCGGAAAAGGGAGATACCGTGATGGCCACTTCCACTCGCTTGTTCCAGGGGCGAGTCGTCGAGGACTCCGATGAGAAAAAAGGGGAATCGCTGCTCGCGTCAACGCCAGTTGTGGTGCTGTCATCAATCCTCGGCAGGACGCCGAGCATCGATGAATACATCGACGCCGTCGACGGCATCAATCTCACGCAATACGCGCCGCCGGCGCATTAG